The following coding sequences are from one Triticum aestivum cultivar Chinese Spring chromosome 5A, IWGSC CS RefSeq v2.1, whole genome shotgun sequence window:
- the LOC123103534 gene encoding retinol dehydrogenase 13 isoform X2 translates to MDRDALRMVCSPQFWRMGVLWTLSLLYSYLLLFLRGRTAAPRRREDVGRGGRPICVVTGATSGLGRAAAAALAREGYHVVLAGRSAQLLSETAKEIHRQQPDACLEAFQVDLSSHRSIKKFEASLNQWIRDSNLEPSIQLLINNAGMLAKSHRVTEDGIDEVMQTNYIGPFILTSILLPLLKNSLVPSRVVNLTSFTHRCVSEIDVSEEALQGVKFGQHSVGGSYPLASTYEYTKFCLLMFSYELHRQLHISSGISVMAADPGVVETRIMRELPPCLSRFAFFILRTLNLLQQPDTGIDAVLDAALAPREASGKYFFGGKGRTIRSSVLSYDIEIAKKLWAASSALLRELRLRDCESRTG, encoded by the exons ATGGACCGCGACGCGCTCCGCATGGTCTGCTCGCCCCAGTTCTGGCGCATGGGCGTCCTGTGGACCCTCTCCCTCCTCtactcctacctcctcctcttcctccgtggccggaccgccgcccctcgccgccgggaAGACGTAGGTCGCGGCGGCCGTCCCATCTGCGTGGTCACCGGG GCGACGTCGGGGCTCGgccgggcggctgcggcggcgctggCACGGGAGGGATACCATGTCGTGCTCG CTGGGCGTTCTGCGCAATTGCTGAGTGAG ACTGCTAAAGAAATTCATAGGCAACAGCCGGATGCctgtcttgaagcctttcaagtggACTTGTCATCCCACAGGTCAATTAAGAAGTTTGAAGCTTCGCTCAATCAGTGGATTCGGGATTCGAATCTGGAGCCTTCCATTCAGCTTTTGATTAATAATGCTGGGATGCTTGCAAAATCACACAGAGTTACTGAGGATGGGATTGATGA AGTGATGCAGACAAACTACATTGGTCCATTTATCCTGACCAGCATTCTTTTACCACTGCTGAAGAACAGCCTGGTACCTTCCCGGGTGGTTAATCTAACATCTTTCACACACAGATGTG TGTCAGAAATTGATGTGTCCGAGGAGGCACTGCAAGGAGTGAAGTTTGGTCAGCATTCAGTTGGGGGAAGTTACCCCTTAGCTAGTACTTACGAGTATACCAAAT TTTGTTTACTTATGTTCTCATATGAACTTCATCGACAACTTCACATCTCTTCTGGTATCTCTGTCAT GGCTGCGGATCCAGGTGTGGTAGAAACACGCATCATGCGGGAGCTCCCTCCATGCCTTTCTCGGTTCGCGTTCTTTATTCTGCGCACCCTGAATCTCCTACAGCAGCCAGATACGGGGATTGATGCTGTCCTTGACGCAGCCTTGGCGCCGCGG GAAGCATCTGGGAAGTATTTTTTTGGAGGGAAGGGAAGAACCATCAGGTCTTCCGTGCTGTCCTATGACATCGAGATAGCCAAGAAGCTGTGGGCAGCATCTTCAGCGTTGCTCCGGGAACTGCGGCTTAGAGACTGTGAATCGAGGACTGGTTGA
- the LOC123103534 gene encoding retinol dehydrogenase 13 isoform X1, translated as MDRDALRMVCSPQFWRMGVLWTLSLLYSYLLLFLRGRTAAPRRREDVGRGGRPICVVTGATSGLGRAAAAALAREGYHVVLAGRSAQLLSETAKEIHRQQPDACLEAFQVDLSSHRSIKKFEASLNQWIRDSNLEPSIQLLINNAGMLAKSHRVTEDGIDEVMQTNYIGPFILTSILLPLLKNSLVPSRVVNLTSFTHRCVSEIDVSEEALQGVKFGQHSVGGSYPLASTYEYTKCTPLALVFTSCSSYLQNLSVSFFPIAVCLLMFSYELHRQLHISSGISVMAADPGVVETRIMRELPPCLSRFAFFILRTLNLLQQPDTGIDAVLDAALAPREASGKYFFGGKGRTIRSSVLSYDIEIAKKLWAASSALLRELRLRDCESRTG; from the exons ATGGACCGCGACGCGCTCCGCATGGTCTGCTCGCCCCAGTTCTGGCGCATGGGCGTCCTGTGGACCCTCTCCCTCCTCtactcctacctcctcctcttcctccgtggccggaccgccgcccctcgccgccgggaAGACGTAGGTCGCGGCGGCCGTCCCATCTGCGTGGTCACCGGG GCGACGTCGGGGCTCGgccgggcggctgcggcggcgctggCACGGGAGGGATACCATGTCGTGCTCG CTGGGCGTTCTGCGCAATTGCTGAGTGAG ACTGCTAAAGAAATTCATAGGCAACAGCCGGATGCctgtcttgaagcctttcaagtggACTTGTCATCCCACAGGTCAATTAAGAAGTTTGAAGCTTCGCTCAATCAGTGGATTCGGGATTCGAATCTGGAGCCTTCCATTCAGCTTTTGATTAATAATGCTGGGATGCTTGCAAAATCACACAGAGTTACTGAGGATGGGATTGATGA AGTGATGCAGACAAACTACATTGGTCCATTTATCCTGACCAGCATTCTTTTACCACTGCTGAAGAACAGCCTGGTACCTTCCCGGGTGGTTAATCTAACATCTTTCACACACAGATGTG TGTCAGAAATTGATGTGTCCGAGGAGGCACTGCAAGGAGTGAAGTTTGGTCAGCATTCAGTTGGGGGAAGTTACCCCTTAGCTAGTACTTACGAGTATACCAAATGTACGCCTCTTGCTTTAGTATTCACTTCATGCAGCTCTTATCTACAGAATCTATCTGTCTCATTTTTTCCCATTGCAGTTTGTTTACTTATGTTCTCATATGAACTTCATCGACAACTTCACATCTCTTCTGGTATCTCTGTCAT GGCTGCGGATCCAGGTGTGGTAGAAACACGCATCATGCGGGAGCTCCCTCCATGCCTTTCTCGGTTCGCGTTCTTTATTCTGCGCACCCTGAATCTCCTACAGCAGCCAGATACGGGGATTGATGCTGTCCTTGACGCAGCCTTGGCGCCGCGG GAAGCATCTGGGAAGTATTTTTTTGGAGGGAAGGGAAGAACCATCAGGTCTTCCGTGCTGTCCTATGACATCGAGATAGCCAAGAAGCTGTGGGCAGCATCTTCAGCGTTGCTCCGGGAACTGCGGCTTAGAGACTGTGAATCGAGGACTGGTTGA